In Pollutimonas sp. M17, a single genomic region encodes these proteins:
- the leuD gene encoding 3-isopropylmalate dehydratase small subunit has protein sequence MDRDNVDTDAIIPQRWLITVSRNGLGKGLFGGWRYDDEGRPKPGFAMNLGAFQNARIILSRSNYGCGSSREHAVWAHLDYGILAVIASSFGPIFYDNALKNGLLPVVLPADQVAALMTQVNEAPGAACSVSLADNTVTGPDGRSYPFALDAVRRDLLLRGADDIAITLQMKDQIKRFQECQRLTSPWLE, from the coding sequence GTGGACCGCGACAATGTCGATACCGACGCCATCATCCCGCAGCGTTGGCTGATCACCGTATCGCGCAACGGCCTGGGCAAGGGCCTGTTCGGCGGCTGGCGATATGATGACGAGGGCCGGCCCAAGCCCGGCTTCGCCATGAACCTCGGCGCTTTCCAGAATGCCCGCATCATTCTCAGCCGATCGAATTACGGCTGCGGCTCATCGCGCGAACACGCCGTCTGGGCCCACCTGGACTATGGCATCCTCGCGGTGATCGCTTCCAGCTTCGGACCCATCTTTTACGATAATGCGCTGAAAAACGGATTGCTGCCCGTCGTGCTGCCGGCGGATCAAGTGGCCGCGCTCATGACGCAGGTGAACGAAGCGCCAGGCGCTGCATGCTCGGTAAGTTTGGCGGATAATACGGTCACGGGTCCCGATGGACGCAGCTATCCTTTTGCGCTGGATGCCGTTCGACGAGATTTGTTGCTGAGGGGGGCCGACGACATTGCCATTACCCTGCAAATGAAAGATCAAATTAAAAGGTTTCAGGAATGTCAGCGCCTAACGAGTCCGTGGCTGGAATAG
- a CDS encoding 3-isopropylmalate dehydratase large subunit, which yields MGSARSLFDKIWDSHDVAMLPDGRHLIHIDRHLVHDLSSPQAFSGLREQGRGLISPHRTVAVADHMVPTLAGRTLACAVPGGAEMIGALEDNAREFGIDHYGMAHDRQGIVHVVAPELGMVVPGMTVVCGDSHTCTLGALGAWAWGIGTSEVEHVLATQTLVMRRPDAARLTLSGVMQPGLSAKDLALYVLREIGVHGKGMGFLELAGELVGGLSMEGRLTLCNLGIEAGARAAVIAPDDVTLEYLAAVRPDLSGSVQAQAAMRGLRSDEGARYEQELALDVALDSPQMTWGINPSQVVGLHEPLPSLETAQEGHMRDRLRAAYRYMGLEPGRPLAGTPVQRVFIGSCTNGRLSDLEDAARLIAGRKVAPSVQALVVPGSKAVKRAAERQGLDKVFRDAGFRWGEPGCSMCVGMNGDYVRPGERSVSTTNRNFEGRQGPGARTHLASPASAAAAAIAGVITDHRELA from the coding sequence ATGGGAAGCGCGCGCAGCTTGTTCGACAAAATCTGGGATAGCCACGACGTGGCCATGCTTCCCGATGGCAGGCATTTGATTCATATCGACCGGCACCTTGTCCACGATTTGTCCAGCCCCCAGGCGTTCTCGGGCTTGAGGGAACAGGGCAGGGGGTTGATCAGTCCGCATCGCACGGTGGCTGTCGCCGACCACATGGTGCCGACCCTGGCCGGCCGGACCCTGGCTTGCGCGGTGCCGGGAGGCGCGGAGATGATCGGGGCGCTCGAGGACAACGCCCGCGAGTTCGGCATCGATCACTACGGCATGGCGCATGACCGGCAGGGTATCGTCCACGTGGTCGCGCCGGAACTGGGCATGGTCGTGCCGGGAATGACCGTCGTATGCGGTGATAGCCATACGTGTACTCTGGGTGCGCTGGGCGCGTGGGCGTGGGGCATAGGCACATCCGAAGTGGAGCATGTGCTGGCGACTCAAACGTTGGTCATGCGCCGCCCCGACGCCGCCCGGTTGACGTTGTCAGGTGTGATGCAGCCGGGCCTTTCCGCGAAGGATCTTGCGCTGTACGTTCTGCGCGAGATCGGCGTGCACGGCAAGGGCATGGGGTTTCTGGAATTGGCCGGAGAACTGGTGGGCGGCCTTTCGATGGAGGGCCGCTTGACCCTTTGCAATCTGGGGATCGAGGCCGGCGCGAGGGCGGCCGTGATCGCGCCGGACGATGTCACGCTTGAATACCTGGCCGCGGTCCGGCCGGACCTGTCCGGCTCGGTCCAGGCGCAGGCGGCCATGCGCGGCCTGCGGTCCGACGAGGGCGCGCGCTATGAGCAAGAGCTCGCCCTGGATGTGGCGCTGGACAGTCCCCAGATGACGTGGGGCATCAATCCCAGCCAGGTCGTCGGCCTGCACGAGCCGCTCCCGTCGCTGGAGACCGCGCAAGAGGGCCATATGCGCGATCGGCTGCGGGCGGCGTATCGCTACATGGGTCTGGAACCGGGCCGGCCGCTGGCCGGAACACCCGTTCAACGCGTCTTCATCGGTTCGTGCACCAATGGGCGCCTGTCGGACCTGGAGGACGCGGCACGATTGATTGCGGGCCGCAAAGTCGCGCCATCCGTGCAGGCGCTGGTCGTTCCAGGCTCGAAAGCGGTCAAGCGCGCGGCGGAACGACAGGGCCTGGACAAGGTGTTTCGCGATGCCGGCTTCAGATGGGGCGAACCGGGCTGCTCGATGTGCGTAGGCATGAACGGGGATTATGTGCGGCCGGGCGAGCGTAGCGTATCCACCACCAATCGCAATTTCGAAGGCCGGCAGGGCCCGGGCGCGCGAACCCACCTGGCCAGCCCGGCCAGCGCCGCGGCGGCGGCCATAGCCGGCGTCATCACCGATCACAGGGAGCTCGCATGA
- the dinB gene encoding DNA polymerase IV produces the protein MEPSSSVSAAATRRIAHLDMDAFYASVELLRYPELRGLPVVIGAGSDAQPTTLADGTRVFSRLRGYAGRGVVTTSTYEARALGVFSAMGMMKAAQLAPEAVLLPVDFATYRQYSRLFKAAVAGIAPHIEDRGIDEIYIDLSAHPDDTLALAQRIKQAVRDATGLSCSIGISPNKLLSKIASELDKPDGITIIGPGDLQRRIWPLPVGKVNGIGPKANDRLAAIGISTIAQLAAAAPDILQSHFGLSYARWLTEVAHGVDERPVVTHSEPKSISRETTFERDLHVRRDRAALSAIFVKLCERLEGDLLRKGYVGRTIGIKLRFDNFRTVTRDLTLPRPTAEAAAIHRAAGLCLKRISLDHRIRLLGVRISGLQPRSQEPAPTHEEPVQLSLY, from the coding sequence ATGGAACCCTCGTCATCCGTATCCGCCGCCGCTACACGCCGCATCGCTCACCTGGATATGGACGCCTTCTACGCTTCGGTGGAACTCTTGCGCTATCCCGAATTGCGCGGCTTGCCGGTCGTCATCGGCGCGGGCAGCGATGCGCAGCCCACGACGCTGGCGGACGGCACACGGGTGTTTTCCCGTTTGCGCGGCTATGCCGGCCGGGGGGTGGTGACCACGTCCACCTACGAGGCGCGCGCCCTGGGGGTCTTTTCGGCCATGGGCATGATGAAGGCCGCCCAGCTGGCGCCCGAGGCGGTGCTGCTGCCGGTGGACTTTGCCACCTATAGGCAATATTCGCGCCTGTTCAAAGCCGCCGTGGCCGGCATTGCGCCGCATATCGAAGATCGCGGCATAGACGAAATCTACATCGACCTGAGCGCGCATCCCGACGATACGCTGGCGTTGGCGCAGCGCATCAAGCAGGCCGTCAGGGATGCCACGGGACTGTCCTGCTCCATCGGCATTTCGCCCAACAAGCTTCTGTCCAAGATCGCATCAGAGCTCGACAAGCCGGATGGCATCACCATCATCGGCCCGGGCGACCTGCAGCGCCGGATCTGGCCCTTGCCGGTGGGCAAGGTGAATGGCATCGGTCCGAAGGCGAACGACAGGCTGGCCGCCATCGGCATAAGCACGATTGCACAGCTCGCCGCAGCGGCGCCCGACATCCTGCAAAGCCATTTCGGCCTGAGCTATGCGCGCTGGCTGACCGAGGTGGCGCATGGCGTGGACGAGCGGCCGGTGGTCACGCATTCGGAGCCCAAGTCGATAAGCCGTGAAACCACCTTCGAGCGCGACCTTCACGTGCGGCGCGACCGCGCGGCCCTATCCGCCATCTTCGTGAAATTATGCGAGCGGCTGGAGGGCGATCTGCTGCGCAAGGGCTATGTTGGGCGTACCATAGGCATCAAGCTGCGCTTCGACAATTTCCGCACGGTCACGCGCGACCTGACCCTGCCCCGCCCCACCGCCGAGGCGGCAGCCATACATCGCGCCGCGGGCCTGTGCTTGAAGCGCATATCCCTGGATCACCGGATACGCCTGCTGGGTGTACGCATCAGCGGCTTGCAGCCCCGATCCCAGGAACCGGCCCCGACGCATGAAGAGCCCGTGCAGCTCAGTCTTTATTGA
- a CDS encoding CmpA/NrtA family ABC transporter substrate-binding protein, with amino-acid sequence MTDARKPASNAPVHAAAPASPQRRTWLGNAAKAATGLGMLSLADPLVRRAAWAAGSDAPEKKEVKVGFIPLTDCASVVMASVLGLDKKHGVTIIPTKEASWAGVREKLANGDLDFAHALYGMIYGMHLGIAGNRQDMAVLMGLNQNGQGITLSKQLHEAGVVDGDSLHKKMASEPRQYTFAHTFPTGTHAMWLYYWLASHGIDPAATRTVTVPPPQMVANMRIGNVDGYCVGEPWNARAIIDKVGFSAAASQDIWPGHPEKVLGTRQEFVQRHPNTARAVTAAILEAGRWIDSSPENVRKTAQTIAAKSYVNTDAATIVDRMLGRYANGLGKSWNDSHSMRFHDGGAANYPYLSDGMWFLTQHKRWGLLKTHPDYAAIAGRINRIDVYEQAAAATGTPLPSSPSRSSRLLDGVLWDGSDPAAYADSFAIKAA; translated from the coding sequence ATGACCGACGCCCGCAAGCCTGCTTCCAACGCTCCCGTCCACGCCGCCGCGCCGGCCAGCCCGCAACGCCGCACATGGCTGGGAAACGCCGCCAAGGCGGCAACCGGCCTGGGCATGCTCTCGCTGGCCGACCCCTTGGTCCGGCGCGCCGCCTGGGCGGCCGGCTCCGACGCTCCGGAAAAGAAAGAAGTAAAGGTCGGCTTCATCCCCTTGACCGATTGCGCCTCGGTCGTCATGGCCTCGGTCCTGGGCCTAGACAAGAAGCACGGCGTCACGATCATTCCGACCAAAGAAGCGTCCTGGGCCGGCGTGCGCGAGAAGCTCGCCAACGGCGACCTGGACTTTGCGCATGCGCTCTACGGCATGATCTACGGCATGCACCTGGGCATTGCCGGCAACCGGCAAGACATGGCCGTGCTGATGGGCCTGAACCAGAACGGCCAGGGCATTACGCTGTCGAAGCAGTTGCATGAAGCCGGCGTGGTCGACGGCGACTCGCTGCACAAGAAAATGGCCTCCGAGCCGCGCCAATACACGTTCGCACACACATTCCCCACCGGCACGCATGCCATGTGGCTGTACTACTGGCTGGCCAGCCACGGCATCGACCCGGCGGCGACACGCACGGTCACGGTGCCTCCGCCCCAGATGGTGGCCAATATGCGCATCGGCAACGTGGACGGCTACTGCGTGGGCGAACCCTGGAACGCGCGCGCCATCATCGACAAGGTCGGCTTCAGCGCGGCGGCCTCGCAGGATATCTGGCCCGGCCACCCCGAAAAAGTGCTGGGCACCCGGCAGGAATTCGTCCAGCGGCACCCCAATACGGCACGCGCCGTCACGGCCGCGATCCTGGAGGCCGGCCGCTGGATAGACAGTTCGCCCGAGAACGTCCGCAAGACGGCGCAAACCATCGCAGCCAAGTCCTATGTGAATACCGATGCGGCCACCATCGTCGACCGCATGCTGGGCCGGTATGCGAACGGCCTGGGCAAGTCATGGAACGACAGCCATTCCATGCGTTTTCATGACGGCGGCGCGGCCAACTACCCCTATCTGAGCGACGGCATGTGGTTCCTGACCCAGCACAAGCGCTGGGGCCTGTTGAAGACGCATCCGGACTACGCCGCCATAGCCGGCCGGATCAATCGCATCGATGTCTACGAGCAGGCGGCCGCGGCGACCGGGACACCGCTCCCGTCCAGCCCGTCGCGCTCCAGCAGGCTGCTGGACGGCGTGCTGTGGGACGGCAGCGATCCCGCCGCCTATGCGGACAGCTTCGCCATCAAGGCGGCATGA
- a CDS encoding ketopantoate reductase family protein, whose protein sequence is MKIAIIGCGAMGSVYAGLLAACGHDVVAIDRWLEHVDAINQKGLRVEGASGDRIARIRAYTDPPDESVDLMIIAVKAAQAGAAARHARRMLSGNTVVLTIQNGLGSAQDVAAAIGEERLAVGIAAAFGASLPQAGHAHHNGMAAVRMGAYGSLAADRLETVAAAWRDAGFNAETVPNVAAMQWEKLICNVAYSAPCAITGLTVGQVMDDPDMSKVSQAAAIEAWEVARALGVPIDVQDPVAHVRAFAARIPDAKPSVLLDLERGRKSEVEFINGAIPREALKCGMRAPVNEVLTALVRQREGLDGH, encoded by the coding sequence ATGAAGATAGCCATCATAGGATGCGGCGCCATGGGGTCCGTATATGCTGGTCTGCTTGCCGCCTGCGGGCACGATGTGGTGGCCATCGACCGATGGCTGGAACACGTGGATGCGATCAACCAAAAAGGATTGCGTGTCGAAGGCGCAAGCGGCGACCGCATAGCGCGAATCCGCGCATACACCGATCCGCCCGACGAAAGCGTCGACCTGATGATCATCGCGGTAAAGGCGGCTCAGGCCGGCGCCGCGGCCCGGCATGCCCGCCGCATGCTAAGCGGCAATACCGTGGTGCTGACCATTCAGAACGGCCTGGGCAGCGCCCAGGACGTGGCGGCGGCCATTGGCGAGGAACGCCTTGCGGTGGGCATCGCCGCCGCGTTCGGCGCGTCGCTGCCCCAGGCAGGGCATGCCCACCACAACGGCATGGCGGCGGTCCGGATGGGCGCTTACGGCAGCCTTGCCGCCGACCGCCTCGAAACGGTGGCCGCCGCGTGGCGCGATGCCGGGTTCAATGCGGAAACCGTGCCCAACGTGGCGGCCATGCAGTGGGAAAAGCTTATCTGCAATGTCGCCTACAGCGCGCCTTGCGCCATTACCGGCCTGACGGTAGGCCAGGTCATGGACGATCCGGACATGTCCAAGGTCAGCCAGGCCGCGGCCATTGAGGCCTGGGAGGTCGCCCGCGCCCTCGGCGTCCCGATCGACGTCCAGGATCCCGTGGCGCATGTGCGCGCCTTCGCGGCTCGCATTCCGGATGCCAAGCCTTCCGTGCTGCTCGATCTGGAGCGCGGGCGAAAGAGCGAGGTCGAATTCATCAATGGCGCCATCCCCAGGGAAGCACTCAAGTGCGGAATGCGCGCGCCCGTGAACGAAGTGCTGACGGCTTTGGTAAGGCAGCGGGAAGGCCTCGACGGCCACTGA
- a CDS encoding LacI family DNA-binding transcriptional regulator — MSAPNESVAGIAARPSVTIKDIAKALDLSHTTISRALADHPKISEATKASVRQMARRMGYVANGPARNIRGMNSLVIGLIIPDIQNDFYASIAKIVADAATDQGFQLALSITEDNPERELKDLRAFIVSRAAGIIVTPTSTPRAETLALLQGVPAVQLVRQAPDIHKEVVAIDDEAAVRAATVHLINYGHRRIAYVGTTTEFSCGVDRLAGFDSAMRANGLDPGFAVVGLPRPEFAQHAVHRLMTLAEPPTGLVIGSSSLTIGALQALRSIRLSCPEDVSVVGYGDPDWFGLVGDGLTTISLPVQPMGNYLISLLLAKIKDKQPFESISQVASRFPASLTIRGSTKPLA; from the coding sequence ATGTCAGCGCCTAACGAGTCCGTGGCTGGAATAGCCGCCCGGCCCAGTGTCACGATCAAGGATATCGCAAAGGCGCTCGATCTATCGCATACAACGATATCCCGCGCTTTGGCGGATCATCCGAAGATCAGCGAAGCCACCAAGGCCAGCGTGCGGCAGATGGCCCGGCGGATGGGTTATGTCGCAAACGGCCCGGCACGCAATATCCGCGGCATGAACAGCCTGGTGATAGGCCTGATCATCCCCGACATTCAGAACGATTTTTATGCCTCCATCGCGAAGATCGTGGCGGATGCGGCCACCGATCAGGGCTTTCAGCTTGCGCTGAGCATCACCGAAGACAATCCGGAGCGCGAGCTGAAAGACCTGCGCGCCTTCATCGTTTCCCGGGCCGCGGGCATCATCGTCACGCCGACGTCGACGCCCAGGGCCGAGACGCTGGCCCTGCTGCAGGGGGTGCCCGCCGTTCAGCTCGTCCGCCAGGCGCCCGATATCCACAAGGAGGTCGTCGCCATCGACGACGAGGCGGCGGTAAGGGCGGCCACCGTGCATCTGATCAACTATGGGCACCGCCGCATCGCGTACGTCGGCACGACGACGGAGTTCAGCTGCGGAGTGGACCGCCTCGCCGGCTTCGATTCCGCCATGCGTGCGAACGGGCTGGATCCGGGTTTTGCCGTGGTGGGCTTGCCCAGGCCCGAGTTCGCGCAGCATGCGGTGCATCGCTTGATGACGCTGGCCGAACCGCCCACGGGGCTTGTCATAGGCAGTTCCAGCTTGACCATCGGCGCCCTCCAGGCCTTGCGCAGCATACGATTGTCGTGTCCCGAGGACGTGTCCGTGGTCGGCTATGGCGACCCCGACTGGTTCGGGCTCGTCGGCGATGGGCTGACGACGATATCCCTTCCTGTGCAGCCCATGGGCAACTACCTGATCAGCCTGCTGCTTGCGAAAATCAAGGACAAGCAGCCGTTCGAGTCCATTTCGCAGGTGGCCTCGCGCTTTCCGGCGTCGCTGACGATACGGGGATCGACCAAACCGCTGGCTTGA
- a CDS encoding cystine ABC transporter substrate-binding protein, with amino-acid sequence MKFSRFMRGMLAAGVTAVSALAASGAQAADLLDTVKERGALIVGVEGTYPPFNYVDTKTGQLEGFDIDVSRLIADKLGVKAQFVKTEWSAILAGLSSGKFDVIVNQVGITPERQKTFDFSVPYVASSPQLILRKNDDSGYKSFADLKGKKLGVSQGSNYEALAKAQEGVDVKSYPGAPEYLSDLVSRRVDAALNDQLMTAYLVKTSNIPIKGGAIVGEPKFNGIPFKKGNPKFEAAVNKALEDAFASGEFAKISTKWFGIDVSKVRKPE; translated from the coding sequence ATGAAGTTTTCTCGTTTTATGCGCGGCATGCTTGCCGCAGGCGTGACGGCCGTCTCGGCCCTGGCCGCCAGCGGCGCCCAGGCCGCCGATTTGCTCGATACCGTAAAAGAGCGGGGCGCCCTGATCGTTGGCGTGGAAGGCACCTACCCCCCGTTCAACTATGTGGATACCAAGACGGGGCAGCTGGAAGGTTTCGATATCGACGTGTCCCGACTGATTGCCGACAAGCTCGGCGTGAAGGCGCAATTCGTCAAGACGGAATGGAGCGCCATACTGGCCGGCCTCAGTTCGGGCAAGTTCGACGTGATTGTGAACCAGGTGGGCATCACGCCGGAACGCCAGAAGACCTTCGACTTTTCGGTGCCCTATGTGGCATCCAGCCCCCAACTCATTCTGCGCAAGAACGACGATAGCGGCTACAAGAGCTTTGCCGACCTGAAGGGCAAGAAGCTGGGCGTGTCGCAAGGCAGCAACTACGAGGCCTTGGCCAAGGCGCAGGAAGGCGTGGACGTCAAAAGCTATCCGGGCGCGCCGGAGTATCTGTCGGACCTGGTCAGCCGGCGCGTCGATGCCGCGCTCAACGATCAGCTGATGACGGCATACCTGGTCAAGACGTCCAATATTCCCATCAAGGGCGGCGCCATCGTGGGCGAGCCCAAGTTCAATGGCATCCCGTTCAAGAAGGGCAATCCGAAGTTCGAAGCGGCCGTGAACAAGGCGCTGGAAGACGCTTTCGCCAGCGGCGAGTTCGCCAAGATTTCCACGAAGTGGTTCGGCATCGACGTCAGCAAGGTCAGAAAACCCGAATAG
- a CDS encoding mandelate racemase/muconate lactonizing enzyme family protein yields the protein MRIVNILETAVSLKGSISNSLVNFSGHTVSLVAVVSDVIRNGKPLTGFAFDSIGRFAQSGILRDRMIPRLLAAPPPSLLADSGTAFDPGRALAIMMRNEKPGGHGDRAAAAGALELAFWDLNAKLDDEPAYRHIARRVGRDAASPSVPVYAAGGYYYEGDNIGRLQDEFRRYRDSGFSKFKMKIGGAPLAVDLERIEAALSIAGDGGNLAVDANGCFDLPTALEYGKAIEPYRLRWFEEACDPLNYHANHQLAQAYEGRLATGENLFSVQDLGNLLRYGGMRPGLDVFQMDPGLAYGLTEYLRMVAALKNAGFDRSNMHPHGGHLINLHIASGLGLGGCEAYPGVFQPFGGYADACTLGDGMVRPTDAPGFGLEQKAELAPLLNSLVEIGRRKT from the coding sequence ATGCGCATCGTCAACATACTCGAAACGGCCGTATCCTTGAAAGGCAGCATTTCGAATTCTCTGGTCAATTTCTCCGGGCACACCGTTTCACTCGTTGCCGTCGTCAGCGATGTGATCCGCAACGGCAAGCCGCTGACCGGTTTCGCATTCGACTCGATCGGTCGCTTCGCACAATCGGGCATCCTGCGAGACAGGATGATTCCGCGCCTTTTGGCTGCTCCGCCGCCCAGCCTGCTCGCTGACTCCGGCACGGCATTCGATCCCGGCAGGGCGCTGGCGATAATGATGCGCAATGAAAAACCCGGCGGCCATGGCGACCGGGCCGCCGCGGCGGGAGCGCTGGAACTCGCGTTCTGGGACCTGAACGCGAAGCTCGACGATGAGCCGGCCTATCGCCACATTGCGCGCCGAGTGGGCCGGGACGCTGCGTCGCCCAGCGTCCCGGTCTATGCCGCTGGCGGCTATTACTATGAAGGCGACAACATCGGGCGTTTGCAGGACGAGTTTCGCCGCTACCGGGATTCCGGCTTCAGCAAGTTCAAGATGAAGATCGGCGGCGCGCCGCTTGCCGTCGACCTGGAAAGAATCGAAGCGGCATTGTCCATCGCGGGCGACGGAGGCAATCTGGCGGTGGATGCCAACGGCTGCTTCGATCTCCCGACCGCCCTGGAATACGGGAAAGCCATCGAGCCATATCGCTTGCGCTGGTTCGAGGAAGCGTGCGACCCTCTGAATTATCATGCAAACCATCAACTGGCCCAGGCCTACGAAGGGCGCCTCGCCACCGGCGAGAACCTGTTCTCCGTCCAGGACCTTGGCAACCTGCTGCGTTATGGCGGCATGCGGCCCGGGCTCGATGTTTTTCAGATGGACCCGGGGCTGGCTTACGGTTTGACCGAGTACCTGCGCATGGTTGCCGCCCTGAAAAATGCCGGTTTCGACCGAAGCAACATGCATCCGCATGGCGGGCACCTGATCAACCTGCACATCGCATCGGGGCTGGGCCTGGGAGGCTGCGAAGCCTATCCGGGCGTATTCCAGCCGTTTGGCGGGTATGCCGACGCATGCACCCTGGGAGACGGCATGGTCCGTCCCACGGATGCGCCCGGATTCGGACTGGAACAGAAAGCGGAGCTTGCTCCCCTGCTCAATTCGCTCGTTGAAATCGGGAGAAGAAAAACATGA
- the ntrB gene encoding nitrate ABC transporter permease — MGARRLAGLCAGPVIGFALLLLVWKIISLRIVDIPSPESTLPAAWELFKNPFYDNGPNDLGIGWNILASLGRVALGFTLAAAVGIPLGFLIGRVQALNAVFSPVISLLRPVSPLAWLPLGLLLFQAADPAAIWAIFICSIWPMVINTADGVKRVPQDYLNVARVLNLSEWKVFTRILLPSVLPYMMTGVRLSIGTAWLVIVAAEMLTGGTGLGFWLWDEWNNLNVQNILIAVLVIGTVGLLLDLFLLALARRLDYREA; from the coding sequence ATGGGTGCCAGGCGGCTGGCCGGCCTGTGCGCAGGCCCCGTCATCGGCTTCGCGCTCCTGCTGCTGGTCTGGAAAATCATTTCCTTGCGCATCGTCGACATTCCCTCTCCCGAATCCACGCTGCCGGCGGCCTGGGAACTGTTCAAGAATCCCTTCTACGACAATGGCCCCAACGACCTTGGAATAGGCTGGAACATCCTGGCCTCGCTGGGCCGCGTAGCGCTGGGCTTCACCCTGGCGGCCGCGGTCGGCATACCACTGGGTTTCCTGATCGGCCGCGTGCAGGCCCTGAATGCCGTGTTCTCGCCGGTCATCAGCCTGCTGCGGCCGGTATCGCCGCTGGCCTGGCTGCCCCTGGGCCTGCTGCTGTTCCAGGCGGCCGATCCGGCCGCGATCTGGGCCATCTTCATCTGCTCGATCTGGCCCATGGTCATCAATACCGCCGACGGCGTCAAACGAGTTCCCCAGGACTACCTGAACGTGGCGCGCGTGCTAAACCTGTCCGAGTGGAAGGTGTTCACGCGGATCCTGCTGCCATCGGTGTTGCCCTACATGATGACCGGCGTGCGCCTGTCCATCGGCACCGCCTGGCTGGTCATCGTCGCCGCCGAAATGCTGACCGGCGGCACCGGCCTGGGATTCTGGCTGTGGGACGAATGGAACAATCTGAATGTCCAGAATATCCTGATCGCCGTGCTCGTCATCGGCACCGTCGGCCTGCTGCTGGACCTGTTCCTTCTGGCGCTGGCCAGGCGCCTTGACTACCGCGAGGCCTGA
- a CDS encoding Bug family tripartite tricarboxylate transporter substrate binding protein: protein MFKGILQQSKPGGMRRLAMAAAVAACGLMAAPTASAQYPDKPIRLIVPFGAGGTSDILGRTVGAALASALGQTIVVENRPGANGNIGSNAVAKAQADGYTLLLAADGTMVINPNLYTDLPFNPRTDFAPISRVAVVPLVLVANPSVQANTVGELIDLSKKSGQTLDFGSAGMGSMGHLTGELLKHETGINMQHIPYKSGGQAVTDVVSGQIQMLMTALPVAGPFLADGKLKAIAVTSGKRFSGAPTIPTIAESGVADFDSPSWYGLLAPAGTPDAVLDKLHKTLAEVLTTPEMAAHMERLGAIPVVDSRSEFSARIKTDIDAWSNIIKTANITLQ, encoded by the coding sequence ATGTTCAAAGGCATTCTTCAGCAATCAAAGCCCGGCGGCATGCGCCGCCTGGCGATGGCGGCCGCCGTGGCGGCTTGCGGCCTGATGGCCGCCCCCACCGCATCCGCCCAATATCCCGACAAGCCCATACGATTGATCGTGCCCTTCGGCGCGGGTGGCACCAGCGACATTCTTGGACGAACGGTAGGCGCAGCCCTGGCGTCGGCACTGGGCCAGACCATCGTGGTGGAGAACCGCCCCGGCGCCAACGGCAATATCGGCAGCAACGCCGTCGCCAAGGCGCAAGCCGACGGGTACACGCTGTTGCTGGCGGCGGACGGCACCATGGTCATCAACCCCAATCTCTATACCGATCTGCCATTCAACCCGCGCACCGACTTCGCGCCCATATCCCGGGTTGCCGTGGTGCCGCTGGTGCTGGTGGCCAATCCTTCGGTCCAGGCCAATACGGTCGGAGAACTGATCGATCTAAGCAAGAAAAGCGGACAGACGCTGGACTTCGGTTCGGCCGGGATGGGAAGCATGGGGCATCTCACGGGCGAACTGCTCAAGCATGAAACCGGCATCAACATGCAGCATATTCCCTACAAAAGCGGAGGACAGGCCGTTACAGATGTCGTTTCCGGACAGATCCAGATGCTCATGACCGCCTTGCCCGTCGCCGGGCCCTTCCTGGCAGATGGCAAGCTCAAGGCCATTGCCGTTACGTCGGGCAAACGCTTCTCCGGCGCACCGACCATCCCGACCATCGCGGAAAGCGGCGTGGCGGACTTCGATTCGCCCAGCTGGTACGGCCTGCTGGCGCCCGCGGGCACACCCGACGCCGTGCTGGACAAACTGCACAAGACGCTGGCCGAAGTGCTGACCACGCCCGAGATGGCCGCGCACATGGAGCGCTTGGGCGCCATTCCGGTGGTGGACAGCCGCAGCGAATTCTCCGCCCGCATCAAGACCGATATCGACGCCTGGTCGAACATCATCAAGACGGCCAACATCACCCTCCAGTAG